The following proteins come from a genomic window of Streptomyces sp. Sge12:
- the pyk gene encoding pyruvate kinase: MRRSKIVCTLGPAVDSYEQLKALIEAGMNVARFNFSHGSQAEHQERYDRVRQVSEDTGRAVGVLADLQGPKIRLETFAEGPVELVRGDEFTITTEDVPGDKSICGTTYKGLPGDVSQGDQILINDGNVELRVTEVDGPRVKTIVIEGGVISDHKGINLPGAAVNVPALSEKDVDDLRFALRMGCDMVALSFVRDANDVKDVHKVMDEEGRRVPVIAKVEKPQAVENMAAVVDAFDAVMVARGDLAVEYPLEKVPMVQKRLIEMCRRNAKPVIVATQMMESMITNSRPTRAEASDVANAILDGADAVMLSAESSVGAYPIETVKTMSKIVTAAEEELLSKGLQPLVPGKKPRTQGGSVARAACEIADFLDGQALIAFTQSGDTARRLSRYRVTQPILAFTTDVNTRNQLTLSWGVESYIVPHVDTTDAMVDLVDGELLKLNRYNQGDTMVITAGSPPGVPGTTNMVRVHHLGGDTRD; encoded by the coding sequence ATGCGCCGTTCCAAAATTGTCTGCACGCTGGGCCCCGCCGTCGACTCGTATGAGCAGCTGAAAGCGCTCATCGAGGCAGGTATGAACGTGGCCCGATTCAACTTCAGCCACGGGTCCCAGGCAGAACACCAGGAGCGGTACGACCGCGTCCGGCAGGTCTCCGAGGACACCGGGCGCGCCGTCGGCGTCCTCGCCGACCTCCAGGGTCCGAAGATCCGTCTGGAGACCTTCGCCGAGGGTCCCGTCGAGCTGGTGCGCGGTGACGAGTTCACCATCACCACCGAGGACGTCCCGGGCGACAAGTCCATCTGCGGCACCACCTACAAGGGCCTCCCGGGCGACGTCTCCCAGGGCGACCAGATCCTGATCAACGACGGCAACGTCGAGCTGCGCGTGACGGAGGTCGACGGCCCCCGGGTCAAGACCATCGTCATCGAGGGCGGTGTCATCTCGGACCACAAGGGCATCAACCTGCCGGGTGCCGCCGTGAACGTCCCCGCCCTGTCGGAGAAGGACGTCGACGACCTCCGGTTCGCCCTGCGGATGGGCTGCGACATGGTCGCCCTGTCCTTCGTCCGCGACGCCAACGACGTCAAGGACGTCCACAAGGTGATGGACGAGGAGGGCCGCCGGGTCCCCGTCATCGCCAAGGTCGAGAAGCCGCAGGCCGTCGAGAACATGGCGGCCGTGGTCGACGCCTTCGACGCGGTCATGGTGGCCCGCGGCGACCTGGCCGTCGAGTACCCGCTCGAGAAGGTCCCGATGGTCCAGAAGCGGCTCATCGAGATGTGCCGCCGCAATGCCAAGCCGGTGATCGTCGCGACCCAGATGATGGAGTCGATGATCACCAACTCCCGCCCGACGCGCGCGGAGGCGTCCGACGTCGCCAACGCGATCCTCGACGGCGCGGACGCGGTCATGCTGTCGGCCGAGTCCTCGGTCGGCGCCTACCCGATCGAGACCGTCAAGACGATGTCGAAGATCGTCACGGCGGCCGAGGAGGAGCTCCTGTCCAAGGGCCTCCAGCCGCTGGTCCCGGGCAAGAAGCCCCGTACCCAGGGCGGCTCCGTCGCCCGCGCGGCGTGCGAGATCGCGGACTTCCTCGACGGCCAGGCGCTCATCGCCTTCACCCAGTCCGGGGACACCGCCCGCCGCCTGTCGCGCTACCGCGTGACGCAGCCGATCCTGGCCTTCACCACCGACGTCAACACCCGCAACCAGCTCACGCTGAGCTGGGGCGTCGAGTCCTACATCGTGCCGCACGTGGACACCACCGACGCGATGGTCGACCTGGTGGACGGCGAGCTGCTCAAGCTGAACCGCTACAACCAGGGCGACACCATGGTCATCACCGCCGGCTCGCCCCCCGGCGTCCCGGGCACCACCAACATGGTCCGGGTCCACCACCTGGGCGGCGACACCCGCGACTGA